A section of the Rhizobium sp. BG4 genome encodes:
- a CDS encoding carbohydrate ABC transporter permease, with product MSNKARTSPIRTGLVHLALIGYTLIAIFPVFLTIINSFKDRNAIFRSPLQVPTPSTFSLVGYQTVLGQGDFALYFQNSFIVTIVSIFLVLLFGAMAAFALSEYRFKGNTLVGLYMAIGIMIPIRLGTVAILQGMVAAGLVNTLTALILVYTAQGIPLAIFILSEFMRTVSDDLKNAGRIDGLSEYAIFFRLVLPLVRPAMATVAVFTMIPIWNDLWFPLILAPAEATKTVTLGSQIFIGQFVTNWNAVLAALSLAILPILVLYVIFSRQLIRGITSGAVK from the coding sequence ATGTCCAACAAAGCCCGCACTTCTCCCATCCGCACCGGCCTCGTGCATCTGGCGCTCATCGGCTACACGCTGATCGCGATCTTCCCGGTGTTCCTGACGATCATCAACTCGTTCAAGGACCGCAACGCGATCTTCCGCTCGCCGCTGCAGGTGCCGACGCCGTCGACCTTCAGCCTTGTCGGCTACCAGACGGTGCTGGGGCAGGGCGACTTCGCGCTCTATTTCCAGAACAGCTTCATCGTCACCATCGTGTCGATCTTCCTGGTGCTGCTGTTCGGCGCCATGGCGGCCTTCGCGCTCTCCGAATACCGCTTCAAGGGCAATACGCTCGTCGGTCTCTACATGGCGATCGGCATCATGATCCCGATCCGTCTCGGCACGGTGGCGATCCTGCAGGGCATGGTGGCTGCCGGTCTCGTCAATACGCTGACGGCGCTGATCCTCGTCTATACGGCGCAGGGGATACCGCTGGCGATCTTCATTCTCTCGGAATTCATGCGCACGGTCTCCGATGACCTGAAGAATGCCGGGCGCATTGATGGCCTCTCCGAATATGCGATCTTCTTCCGCCTCGTGCTGCCGCTGGTGCGGCCGGCCATGGCGACGGTCGCCGTCTTCACCATGATCCCGATCTGGAACGATCTCTGGTTCCCGCTGATCCTGGCGCCGGCCGAAGCGACGAAGACCGTGACGCTCGGCAGCCAGATCTTCATCGGTCAGTTCGTGACCAACTGGAACGCGGTTCTGGCGGCGCTGTCGCTGGCGATCCTGCCGATCCTCGTTCTCTACGTCATTTTCTCGCGGCAGCTGATCCGCGGCATCACCTCTGGAGCAGTGAAATGA
- a CDS encoding Gfo/Idh/MocA family oxidoreductase has protein sequence MSSSQKPVRVLVAGLGNMGRSHALAYHNNPGYEIVGLVNRSTPKLDPALASYKIHPDFYAALAELKPDLCAVCTYSDSHADYAVAAFEAGCDVFVEKPLATTVADAERVVAAAKKAGRKLVIGYILRHHPSWIKLIEEARKLGGPYVFRMNLNQQSSGPTWETHKSLMQTTPPIVDCGVHYVDVMCQITDAKPVEVRGMGLRLSNEIAPDMYNYGHLQVIFEDGSCGWYEAGWGPMISETAFFVKDVMSPNGAVSIVMDPNAKSDDIDTHTKTSVIRLHSAETGPDGKFIKPDQDMTMAGEPGHQELCDREQAFMLKAIREDMDLTRHMGDAVASLRICLAADESARTGKPVKL, from the coding sequence ATGAGCAGTTCTCAGAAGCCCGTCCGCGTCCTCGTCGCCGGTCTCGGCAATATGGGCCGTAGCCACGCGCTCGCCTATCACAATAATCCGGGCTACGAGATCGTCGGTCTCGTCAACCGCTCGACGCCGAAGCTCGATCCGGCGCTCGCAAGCTACAAGATCCATCCGGATTTCTATGCCGCGCTTGCCGAACTGAAGCCCGATCTCTGCGCCGTCTGCACCTATTCGGACAGCCATGCCGATTATGCCGTTGCCGCCTTCGAGGCTGGCTGCGACGTCTTCGTCGAGAAGCCGCTGGCAACGACCGTTGCCGATGCCGAGCGTGTCGTGGCGGCTGCGAAGAAGGCCGGGCGCAAGCTCGTTATCGGCTACATCCTTCGCCATCACCCCTCGTGGATCAAGCTGATCGAGGAAGCGCGCAAGCTCGGCGGCCCCTATGTGTTCCGCATGAACCTCAATCAGCAGTCCAGCGGCCCGACCTGGGAAACGCACAAGTCGCTGATGCAGACGACGCCGCCGATCGTCGATTGCGGCGTCCACTATGTCGACGTCATGTGCCAGATCACCGATGCGAAGCCGGTGGAAGTGCGCGGCATGGGCCTGCGTCTCTCCAACGAGATCGCGCCTGACATGTACAATTACGGCCACCTGCAGGTGATCTTCGAAGACGGCTCCTGCGGCTGGTACGAGGCCGGCTGGGGCCCGATGATCTCGGAGACGGCCTTCTTCGTGAAGGACGTGATGTCGCCGAACGGGGCGGTGTCGATCGTCATGGATCCGAACGCCAAGTCCGACGATATCGACACCCATACCAAGACCTCGGTCATCCGCCTGCATAGCGCCGAGACCGGCCCCGATGGCAAGTTCATCAAGCCGGACCAGGACATGACGATGGCGGGCGAGCCCGGCCATCAGGAGCTTTGCGACCGCGAGCAGGCCTTCATGCTGAAGGCCATCCGCGAGGATATGGACCTCACCCGCCACATGGGCGACGCCGTGGCGTCGCTGCGCATCTGCCTGGCCGCCGACGAGAGCGCGCGCACTGGCAAGCCCGTCAAGCTGTAA
- a CDS encoding ATP-binding cassette domain-containing protein — MGSLQLKSIRKTYGTHEVLKGIDLEVNDGEFVIFVGPSGCGKSTLLRSIAGLEDVTSGTVMINGRDETLTPPAKRGIAMVFQSYALYPHLTVKDNMGLGLKQAGTPKDEIEKRVTGASNMLSLAPYLARRPAELSGGQRQRVAIGRAIVREPELFLFDEPLSNLDAALRVQTRLEIAKLHRQLKATMIYVTHDQVEAMTLADKIVVLNAGAIEQVGSPMELYNRPANTFVAGFIGSPMMNFIAADKLGDGQAKTVGIRPEHLTLSRDSGTWKAKIVHVEHLGADTIVYLESDQCGLLTARLFGEHQYEPDEVVFATPDKAHMHRFDGNDRAIR; from the coding sequence TTGGGATCGCTTCAACTCAAATCCATCCGCAAGACCTACGGCACTCATGAGGTGCTGAAGGGCATCGACCTTGAGGTCAATGACGGCGAATTCGTCATCTTCGTCGGCCCGTCGGGCTGCGGCAAGTCCACCCTGCTGCGCAGCATCGCCGGTCTCGAAGATGTGACCTCGGGCACCGTGATGATCAACGGCCGCGACGAGACACTGACGCCGCCCGCCAAGCGCGGCATCGCCATGGTCTTCCAGTCCTACGCGCTCTATCCGCACCTGACGGTCAAGGACAATATGGGCCTCGGCCTGAAGCAGGCCGGTACGCCGAAGGACGAGATCGAGAAGCGCGTCACCGGCGCTTCGAACATGCTGTCGCTCGCGCCTTATCTCGCCCGCCGTCCGGCCGAGCTTTCGGGCGGCCAGCGCCAGCGCGTCGCGATCGGCCGCGCCATCGTTCGCGAGCCGGAGCTCTTCCTGTTCGACGAGCCGCTGTCGAACCTCGATGCTGCCTTGCGCGTCCAGACCCGTCTGGAGATCGCCAAGCTGCACCGCCAGCTGAAGGCGACGATGATCTACGTCACCCACGACCAGGTCGAGGCGATGACGCTTGCCGACAAGATCGTCGTGCTGAACGCCGGGGCGATCGAGCAGGTCGGTTCGCCGATGGAGCTCTATAACCGCCCAGCCAATACCTTCGTCGCCGGCTTCATCGGCTCGCCGATGATGAATTTCATCGCCGCCGACAAGCTCGGCGACGGGCAGGCGAAGACCGTCGGTATCCGCCCGGAACACCTGACCCTGTCGCGCGACAGCGGCACCTGGAAGGCAAAGATCGTCCATGTCGAGCATCTCGGCGCCGACACCATCGTCTATCTGGAATCCGACCAGTGCGGCCTGCTGACGGCGCGCCTCTTCGGCGAGCATCAGTATGAGCCGGATGAGGTGGTGTTCGCGACGCCTGACAAGGCGCATATGCACCGGTTCGACGGGAATGACCGGGCGATTAGGTAG
- a CDS encoding ABC transporter ATP-binding protein → MSFLTLTNIQKSFGQVQVVKNFNMNIEKGEFVSFLGPSGCGKTTILRMIAGFETPTGGALTINGKDQTSLKPNQRNIGMVFQAYALFPNMTVHDNVAFGMKVAGKPKAEIDARVKEMLALIHLGHLADRFPYQMSGGQQQRVALARALAVKPQVLLLDEPLSALDAKIRVSLREEIRAIQRQLGITTIFVTHDQEEALSISDRIVVMNSGKADQIGTPFEIYNTPATRFVASFVGTLNLIEAKVVDPAANRIQIGDQGVTLKQSVQTYKAGDTVQLALRPEAGSLGEGVKSDTALTGQVVSAHFLGSVIRTRMNVGGNVISFDMFNNPGVAPPQAGETVTLRFMAADLLVIRD, encoded by the coding sequence ATGTCATTTCTCACGCTGACCAACATTCAGAAGTCCTTCGGCCAGGTCCAGGTCGTCAAGAACTTCAACATGAATATCGAGAAGGGAGAATTCGTCTCCTTCCTCGGTCCATCGGGCTGTGGCAAGACCACGATCCTGCGCATGATCGCCGGCTTCGAAACGCCGACCGGCGGCGCGCTGACGATCAATGGCAAGGACCAGACCTCGCTGAAGCCGAACCAGCGCAATATCGGCATGGTCTTCCAGGCCTACGCGCTGTTCCCGAACATGACGGTGCACGACAACGTCGCCTTCGGCATGAAGGTCGCCGGCAAGCCGAAGGCCGAGATCGACGCCCGCGTGAAGGAAATGCTGGCGCTGATCCATCTCGGCCACCTCGCCGACCGTTTCCCCTACCAGATGTCCGGCGGCCAGCAGCAGCGCGTGGCGCTCGCCCGTGCTCTCGCCGTCAAGCCGCAGGTCCTGCTGCTCGACGAACCGCTCTCCGCGCTCGACGCCAAGATCCGCGTATCGCTGCGCGAAGAAATCCGGGCGATCCAGCGCCAGCTCGGCATCACCACGATCTTCGTCACCCATGACCAGGAAGAAGCGCTGTCGATCTCCGACCGCATCGTCGTCATGAACTCGGGCAAGGCCGACCAGATCGGCACGCCCTTCGAGATCTACAACACGCCGGCCACCCGCTTCGTCGCCTCTTTCGTCGGCACCCTGAACCTGATCGAAGCCAAGGTCGTCGACCCCGCCGCCAACCGCATCCAGATCGGCGATCAGGGCGTCACGCTGAAGCAGTCGGTCCAAACCTACAAGGCCGGCGACACCGTGCAGCTGGCGCTGCGTCCGGAAGCCGGCTCGCTCGGCGAAGGCGTCAAGAGCGATACGGCGCTGACCGGCCAGGTCGTCTCCGCCCACTTCCTGGGCTCGGTCATCCGCACCCGCATGAATGTCGGCGGCAACGTCATTTCCTTCGACATGTTCAACAACCCGGGCGTCGCTCCGCCGCAGGCTGGCGAAACCGTGACGCTGCGCTTCATGGCGGCGGATCTGTTGGTGATCCGGGATTGA
- a CDS encoding ABC transporter permease: MKGQRIGAWIAIIIGATYFIVPLLGTLEFSLRMRRDGYSFDAYKSVFSDAQFQQTFGYSMLMALMTIIFGMLLVVPTAYWVRLRLPQMRQVVEFITLLPLVIPAIVIVFGYLRMYNSSSILPMTGSTMGTNVLLVFSYITLSLPYMYRSVDTAMRAIDVRTLTEAAESLGAKWPTIMFKCIFPNVMSGVLSGAFITLAIVMGEFTFAALLNRPAFGPYLQLVGANKAYEPSALAVIAFSITWLSMGLLNLVSRFGKARPAKA, encoded by the coding sequence ATGAAGGGACAACGTATCGGCGCCTGGATCGCCATAATCATCGGCGCGACCTATTTCATCGTCCCGCTTCTCGGCACGCTCGAATTCTCGCTGCGCATGCGCCGCGACGGCTACAGCTTCGATGCCTACAAGTCGGTTTTCTCCGACGCGCAATTCCAGCAGACCTTCGGCTATTCGATGCTGATGGCCCTGATGACCATCATCTTCGGCATGCTGCTCGTCGTGCCGACGGCCTATTGGGTGCGCCTGCGCCTTCCGCAGATGCGCCAGGTCGTCGAGTTCATCACGCTGCTGCCGCTGGTCATCCCCGCGATCGTCATCGTCTTCGGCTATCTGCGCATGTATAACTCGTCGTCGATCCTGCCGATGACGGGCTCGACCATGGGCACCAACGTGCTCTTGGTCTTCTCCTACATCACCCTGTCGCTGCCCTACATGTACCGCTCGGTCGATACCGCGATGCGCGCCATCGACGTGCGGACCCTGACGGAAGCCGCCGAAAGCCTCGGCGCCAAGTGGCCGACGATCATGTTCAAGTGCATCTTCCCGAACGTCATGAGCGGCGTCCTCTCCGGCGCCTTCATCACGCTCGCGATCGTCATGGGCGAGTTCACCTTCGCAGCCCTGCTCAACCGGCCGGCCTTCGGCCCGTATCTGCAGCTCGTCGGTGCCAACAAGGCCTATGAACCCTCGGCACTCGCCGTGATCGCCTTCTCCATCACCTGGCTCAGCATGGGCTTGCTCAATCTCGTCTCCCGCTTCGGCAAGGCCCGTCCGGCCAAGGCTTAA
- a CDS encoding ABC transporter permease subunit gives MSTVTAPAASSAPFINRDRVVDWLGIAPFIIFALLFLIIPTLYLVIGAFFTPDGQFTLKNIADLFTPSILSAYWISIRVSVASALGGALIGFFLAWAVVLGGLPASVRGTLLTFSGVASNFAGIPLAFSFLATLGRTGLVTIFLRDWFGFNLYGTGFNLLSFFGLTITYMYFQIPLMVLILTPALDGMKKEWREAAEILGASNRQYWTMVALPILWPSLLGTTLLLFANAFGAIATAYALTGSSLNIVPILLYAQIRGDVLHNANLGYAIALGMIVITGVSNVLYLMLRMRAERWQK, from the coding sequence ATGAGCACCGTGACTGCGCCTGCGGCAAGCAGTGCCCCATTCATCAACCGCGATCGCGTGGTGGATTGGCTCGGCATCGCCCCATTCATCATCTTCGCCCTGCTGTTTCTGATCATCCCGACGCTCTATCTGGTCATCGGCGCGTTCTTCACGCCGGACGGTCAATTCACGCTGAAGAACATCGCCGATCTCTTCACGCCATCCATCCTGAGCGCATACTGGATCAGTATCCGCGTCTCGGTTGCCTCGGCTCTCGGCGGTGCGCTCATCGGCTTTTTCCTCGCCTGGGCAGTGGTGCTCGGCGGCCTGCCCGCCTCGGTGCGCGGCACGCTGCTGACCTTCTCGGGCGTCGCCTCCAACTTCGCCGGCATCCCGCTCGCCTTCTCGTTCCTGGCGACGCTCGGCCGCACCGGCCTCGTAACCATTTTCCTGCGTGACTGGTTCGGCTTCAATCTCTACGGCACCGGCTTCAACCTGCTGTCCTTCTTCGGCCTGACCATCACCTACATGTATTTCCAGATCCCGCTGATGGTGCTGATCCTGACGCCTGCCCTCGACGGCATGAAGAAGGAATGGCGCGAGGCTGCCGAAATCCTCGGCGCCAGCAACCGCCAGTACTGGACGATGGTCGCCCTGCCGATCCTCTGGCCGAGCCTGCTCGGCACGACGCTGCTGCTCTTCGCGAACGCCTTCGGCGCCATCGCGACCGCCTACGCACTGACCGGTTCGTCGCTGAACATCGTACCGATCCTGCTCTATGCGCAGATCCGCGGCGACGTTCTGCACAACGCCAACCTCGGCTACGCGATCGCACTCGGCATGATCGTCATTACCGGCGTCTCGAACGTCCTTTACCTCATGCTGCGCATGCGCGCTGAACGGTGGCAGAAATGA
- a CDS encoding ABC transporter substrate-binding protein produces MISNISRLLSLSTAIVVASTAIAAAEPSADLIAAAKKEGTLTTIALPHNWCGYGDVIAGFKAKYGIEVNELNPDAGSGDEIEAIKANKGNTGPQAPDVIDVGLSFGPSAKAEGLIQPYKVSTWDSIPDSAKDADGYWYGDYYGVLSFVVNTDIVKNVPKDWADLKKPEYANSISLAGDPRASNQAVQAVYAAGLAAGEKDATKAGEAGLSYFAELNKAGNLVPVIGKSASLAQGSTPIVVAWDYNGLSWRDSLNGNPPVEVVVPTSGVVAGVYVQAISAFAPHPNAAKLWMEYLYSDEGQLGWLKGYCHPIRFNDLAQKGKVPKELLDKLPPAEGYAKAVFPTLDEQDKGKAAITGKWDSVVGANVQ; encoded by the coding sequence GTGATCTCTAACATTTCTCGACTGCTTTCGCTTTCTACTGCGATCGTCGTTGCTTCGACTGCAATTGCTGCAGCTGAGCCGAGCGCCGACCTGATCGCTGCCGCCAAGAAGGAAGGCACGCTGACGACCATCGCTCTGCCGCACAACTGGTGCGGTTACGGCGACGTCATCGCAGGCTTCAAGGCCAAGTACGGCATCGAAGTCAACGAACTGAACCCGGATGCAGGTTCGGGCGACGAAATCGAAGCAATCAAGGCCAACAAGGGCAACACCGGCCCGCAGGCTCCTGACGTCATCGACGTCGGTCTCTCCTTCGGCCCGTCGGCCAAGGCTGAAGGCCTGATCCAGCCGTACAAGGTCTCCACCTGGGATTCCATTCCGGACTCTGCAAAGGACGCTGACGGCTACTGGTACGGCGATTACTACGGCGTTCTCTCGTTCGTCGTAAACACCGACATCGTCAAGAACGTCCCGAAGGATTGGGCCGACCTGAAGAAGCCGGAATACGCCAACTCGATCTCGCTCGCTGGTGACCCGCGCGCTTCGAACCAGGCTGTCCAGGCCGTCTACGCTGCTGGCCTCGCTGCCGGCGAAAAGGACGCAACGAAGGCTGGTGAAGCAGGTCTTTCCTACTTCGCAGAGCTCAACAAGGCCGGCAACCTCGTTCCGGTTATCGGCAAGTCCGCTTCGCTCGCTCAGGGCTCGACCCCGATCGTCGTCGCCTGGGACTACAACGGTCTCTCCTGGCGCGACAGCCTGAACGGCAACCCGCCGGTTGAAGTCGTCGTTCCGACCTCGGGCGTTGTCGCTGGCGTTTACGTCCAGGCGATCTCCGCTTTCGCTCCGCACCCGAACGCTGCGAAGCTCTGGATGGAATACCTCTATTCGGACGAAGGTCAGCTCGGCTGGCTGAAGGGCTATTGCCACCCGATCCGCTTCAACGACCTCGCCCAGAAGGGCAAGGTTCCGAAGGAACTGCTCGACAAGCTGCCGCCGGCTGAAGGCTATGCAAAGGCCGTCTTCCCGACGCTCGACGAGCAGGACAAGGGCAAGGCTGCTATCACCGGCAAGTGGGATAGCGTCGTCGGCGCCAACGTTCAGTAA
- a CDS encoding MurR/RpiR family transcriptional regulator, which produces MNAASKTVSDVIHSHFDVLTRAEKQLAESLLDNYPVSGLGSITTIAENAGVSTPTVVRMVQKLGFKGYPDFQAHLHQEVEATISNPIAKHDRWASNAPGTHILNRFADAIIGNLRQTLGDLDTATFDSVASLLSDRKRGLYFVGGRITGALAEYFFTHMQVIRPNTALLSSNSSSWPQYVLNMNAGDLLIIFDIRRYEQEMVSLAQAARKRGAEIIVFTDQWGSPAAKLARHAFRVQIEAPSAWDSSVVTLFIVEALIEAVQSSTWDETKERMKTLEGLFEQTRLFRKLG; this is translated from the coding sequence GTGAACGCCGCGTCGAAGACGGTCTCGGACGTAATCCATTCGCATTTCGACGTGCTGACGCGCGCCGAGAAGCAATTGGCCGAAAGTCTGCTGGACAACTACCCGGTCTCAGGACTGGGCAGTATCACGACCATTGCCGAAAATGCCGGCGTTTCCACGCCCACGGTCGTGCGCATGGTCCAGAAGCTCGGCTTCAAGGGATATCCGGATTTCCAGGCGCACCTGCATCAGGAAGTCGAGGCGACGATCTCCAATCCGATCGCCAAGCATGACCGTTGGGCCTCGAATGCGCCGGGCACTCACATTCTCAATCGCTTCGCCGATGCCATCATCGGCAATCTGCGCCAGACGCTCGGCGATCTCGACACCGCGACCTTCGATAGCGTCGCCTCGCTGCTGTCGGACCGCAAGCGCGGCCTCTATTTCGTCGGCGGCCGCATCACCGGCGCGCTCGCCGAGTATTTCTTCACCCATATGCAGGTCATCCGGCCGAACACCGCCCTGCTCTCCTCCAATTCATCGAGCTGGCCGCAATACGTTCTCAATATGAACGCCGGCGACCTCCTGATCATTTTCGACATCCGCCGCTACGAGCAGGAGATGGTGAGCCTGGCACAGGCAGCGCGCAAGCGCGGCGCCGAGATCATCGTCTTCACCGACCAGTGGGGATCGCCCGCCGCCAAGCTCGCCAGGCACGCCTTTCGCGTCCAGATCGAGGCGCCGTCGGCCTGGGATTCATCCGTCGTCACTCTCTTCATTGTCGAGGCGCTGATCGAAGCGGTCCAGAGCTCGACATGGGACGAAACGAAGGAGCGCATGAAAACGCTGGAGGGTCTGTTCGAACAGACCAGGCTCTTCCGCAAACTTGGGTAA
- a CDS encoding N-formylglutamate amidohydrolase produces MLNEFKVLSEAEGSCAGIERRGGKSPVLVICEHASRTLPEAFGDLGLSKDALESHIAWDPGALAVARGISSALDATLVYQRFSRLIYDCNRPPEAPGAMPEKSEIYAIPGNQGLTSEQRQARTEALYIPFHNAVRELIAERKARGQESVVVTIHSFTPVFNGKPRAVELGILHDADSRLADKMLTAAADAPLYKTERNEPYGPADGVTHTLILHGVSNGFRNVMIEVRNDLINDDAGQGVMADYLTGLLQQCLEG; encoded by the coding sequence GTGCTCAACGAGTTCAAGGTCCTAAGCGAAGCAGAAGGAAGTTGCGCCGGCATCGAGCGGCGCGGCGGCAAGAGCCCGGTGCTCGTCATCTGTGAACACGCGTCGCGGACCCTGCCGGAAGCCTTCGGCGATCTCGGCCTTTCGAAGGATGCACTGGAAAGCCACATCGCCTGGGATCCGGGCGCTCTGGCGGTGGCGCGAGGGATTTCGTCAGCGCTGGATGCGACGCTCGTCTACCAGCGTTTTTCTCGTCTGATCTACGATTGCAACCGGCCGCCGGAAGCGCCGGGCGCAATGCCGGAGAAGAGCGAAATCTACGCCATTCCCGGCAACCAGGGACTCACTTCCGAACAGCGGCAGGCGCGTACCGAAGCGCTCTACATTCCCTTTCACAATGCCGTGCGCGAGCTCATTGCCGAGCGCAAGGCGAGGGGGCAGGAGAGCGTGGTTGTCACAATCCACAGTTTTACGCCTGTCTTCAACGGCAAGCCGCGTGCAGTCGAGCTCGGTATCCTGCACGATGCCGACAGCCGCCTCGCGGACAAGATGCTGACGGCTGCGGCCGATGCGCCGCTCTACAAGACAGAACGCAATGAACCCTACGGCCCTGCAGATGGCGTGACGCATACGCTCATCCTGCATGGGGTTTCCAACGGGTTCCGCAATGTAATGATCGAGGTCCGCAACGACCTTATCAATGACGATGCCGGTCAAGGGGTCATGGCCGACTATCTCACAGGGCTTCTCCAGCAGTGTCTGGAAGGCTGA
- a CDS encoding amino acid permease gives MSDYTDLDKKQDMSVLHSMGYAQELERRMSSFSNFAVSFSIICILSGGINSLAQATAGAGGAAIGIGWPIGCFVSLVFAVAMAQISSAYPTAGGLYHWGSILGNRFTGWLTAWFNLLGLVTVLGAINVGTYYFFMGSFGTSYFGLTDTTAVRIVFLIVITGAQALVNHMGIGLTAKLTDFSGYLIFATAIVLSAVCLFAAPSYEIGRLFTFANYSGEAGGNVWPATSGAWVFLLGLLLPIYTITGYDASAHTSEETVKAAHSVPRGMVSSVLWSALFGYIMLCSFVLMLPNMDDAAKQGWNVFFWAMDAQVNPVVKDILYFAILVSQWLCGLATVTSVSRMIFAFSRDGGLPASKALAKVSPKYRTPVAAIWTGSILSVLFVWGSSLVSIGDTPVYTIVVSCTVIFLFFSFAIPITLGLFAWGTSKWDKMGPWNLGEGVFKLFAVLTVLAMILIFILGVQPPNGPALYVTVGFLVLTGIVWFGFEKRRFKGPPIGDEVARRQAEIAAAEKAVGQH, from the coding sequence ATGTCTGACTATACCGATCTGGATAAAAAGCAGGATATGAGCGTCCTGCATTCCATGGGCTATGCCCAGGAACTTGAACGGCGGATGAGCTCGTTCTCGAACTTCGCAGTGTCATTCTCGATTATTTGCATTCTCTCCGGCGGCATCAATTCGCTGGCACAGGCCACGGCAGGTGCAGGCGGCGCGGCAATCGGCATCGGCTGGCCGATCGGCTGCTTCGTATCGCTCGTCTTCGCCGTGGCGATGGCGCAGATCAGCTCTGCCTATCCGACGGCCGGCGGCCTCTATCACTGGGGTTCGATCCTCGGCAACCGCTTCACCGGCTGGCTGACCGCATGGTTCAACCTGCTCGGTCTGGTCACCGTTCTCGGCGCCATCAACGTCGGCACCTACTACTTCTTCATGGGTTCCTTCGGCACCAGCTATTTCGGCCTGACGGATACGACTGCGGTCCGCATCGTCTTCCTCATCGTCATCACCGGCGCACAGGCGCTCGTGAACCACATGGGCATCGGCCTGACGGCAAAGCTCACGGACTTCTCGGGCTACCTGATCTTCGCAACGGCCATCGTGCTTTCGGCCGTTTGCCTGTTTGCCGCACCGTCCTACGAGATCGGCCGCCTCTTCACCTTCGCCAACTATTCCGGCGAAGCGGGCGGCAACGTCTGGCCGGCGACATCGGGCGCCTGGGTGTTCCTGCTCGGTCTGCTGCTGCCGATCTACACGATCACCGGCTATGACGCTTCGGCCCATACGTCGGAAGAAACCGTCAAGGCGGCTCACTCGGTTCCGCGCGGCATGGTTTCGTCGGTCCTTTGGTCGGCGCTGTTCGGCTACATCATGCTGTGCTCCTTCGTCCTCATGCTGCCGAACATGGACGATGCTGCAAAGCAGGGCTGGAACGTGTTCTTCTGGGCGATGGACGCGCAGGTCAATCCTGTCGTCAAGGACATCCTCTATTTCGCAATCCTCGTCAGCCAGTGGCTGTGCGGCCTTGCGACGGTGACGTCCGTTTCGCGCATGATCTTCGCCTTCTCGCGTGACGGTGGCCTTCCGGCTTCCAAGGCGCTCGCCAAGGTCAGCCCGAAATACCGCACGCCGGTTGCTGCGATCTGGACGGGTTCGATCCTCTCGGTGCTGTTCGTCTGGGGCTCTTCGCTGGTTTCGATCGGTGACACGCCGGTTTATACGATCGTCGTCTCGTGCACGGTCATCTTCCTGTTCTTCTCCTTCGCGATCCCGATCACGCTCGGTCTCTTCGCCTGGGGTACGTCGAAGTGGGACAAGATGGGTCCGTGGAACCTCGGCGAAGGCGTCTTCAAGCTCTTTGCGGTTCTGACCGTTCTCGCCATGATCCTGATCTTCATCCTCGGCGTTCAGCCGCCGAATGGTCCGGCTCTCTACGTGACGGTCGGCTTCCTCGTTCTGACCGGCATCGTCTGGTTCGGCTTCGAGAAGCGCCGCTTCAAGGGCCCGCCGATCGGCGACGAAGTGGCGCGCCGTCAGGCGGAGATCGCCGCTGCCGAAAAGGCTGTCGGCCAGCACTAA